DNA from Castellaniella sp. MT123:
CCAGCACCACCCGCTAGCATTCGTCGGCCACCCGGGCCAGGCAGGAGGTGCACAATGAGCACACGCCTACCTCAGCCCTTTCGCTACCGTGGTCGCTGGCGCGCCCAGGTCACGCTCAAAAACGGCGAACGCCCCAGCGAGGACTTTGACACGTTCGCACACCTAATGCGACTGATGGGGCGCTGAAGACATGAGCGCTGACAGCCGGGAAAGACCGGCACCCCAAATGCAAAAAAGCCGCCCCAGTCTTACTTGGAACGGCCTTTCTAAGCTAGCTGCTAGCTAGTCGTATCAGATCACCTGGATCTGCATTGCGCAGGGGCCTTTCTGCCCAGCGCCAGTAACAAACGAAACTCGCTGGTTCTCTTCCAGGCTTTTGTGGCCGGAGCCCTGAATTTCGCTGTAGTGCGCGAAGAGATCCTTGCCGCCTGACTCGGGCATGATAAAGCCGAAGCCCTTGTCATTGTTGAACCACTTCACGATACCGATTTCTGTTTTCAATGTATGTCCTAAATATAAAAGGGAAAAATATCCCCACCCAGACTATGGGTGATAGTGCGCTAGATAGCCAGCACTGTTACCAAATAGCACTCCTTTGATAGCGCTCGTGGCCTTCCGGGCGCGCCACATCCTCACCCCTCCGCAGACAGCACCTGACGGGTAAGAATCGTCGGCTTGCCTATCCCCTTTTTCGAGTACGTGCGCCACCCGGTGACTATCCGGGCGTCTCGTGCTGTCTGCCGAGGGCTGAACTCCTGAACCTACCAACACCGGACGGCCATGAACGGACGCGACGGTGCGGGACGACTGGTATTGGGCCGGAACCGCCCGCACATCAATCACCATGGCAGTGCCTGTGTTCACGGTTGAGGTAACCGTCAATAGTCTCTTTAAAAAGAACAATTAATCTATAAAAACGGTATTTATCATCAACATGATATCCAATAAAGTTGATCTCACGCCAGCACTGATTGACCAGCGTGTCGGCAACGGATCTCTGAGCACCCTGTTTCATCCACTCATTGGAAGGATTTTTCATCATGAACATCACACTCATTGGCGCCGGCAACATGGGCGCGGGCTTCGTCAAACAACTGACCCAGGCGGGTCACCAGGTACGGGTCACAGCGCGCCATCTGGAGAAGGCCCAGGCTTTGGCCGATGCCCATGCGGGTGCCACCGCGACGCCGGCGGATCAGGTGCTTGGTGATTCGCAGGTCGTGATCGTCGCCACCGCCTTCGCTGATGCCGTGCCCGCGCTCAAGGCGTTGGGCTCGCTCGACGGCCGCATCGTCATCGACATCACCAACCCGCTGACGGCCGACTTCATGGGTCTGACGCTGGGCCACGAAACCTCGGCCGCCGAAGAGATCGCCAAGGCACTGCCCGGCGTCCCGGTGGTCAAAGCCTTTAACACCCTGCTGGCCCAGGTGCTGGCCGAAGGCCCCACGTTTGCCGGGGGCCAGACCGCGCCTGTTTTCTATGCCGGTGACGATGAACGAGCCAAGCAAACCGTGCGCGCGCTGGCCGAGAGCATGGGCTTCGAGCCGGTGGATGCGGGCGGACTGAAGAACGCGCGCTATCTGGAGCCGCTGGCCGGCCTGAACATCTACTTTGCCTATGGCGCCGGTCATGGCACGCAGATCGCACCGACCTGGATCCGCCGCGCCTGATCACGGAATCACCCACATGCCCCGTTCACCCTCGCTCTTCATTTCCCACGGCTCACCCATGTTTGCGCTGGAACCCGGCATTCTCGGGCCCCGTCTGCGCCAGCTGGGTGCTACGCTTCAGGGCATCGCCGCCATCCTGGTGGTATCGCCCCACTGGCAGACATCAGGCTTGCGTGTGACGGGTGCCGAGCGGCAAACGGCCATTCATGACTTTGGCGGATTCCCGGCACCGTTGTACGCGCTCGAGTATGCGCCACCTGGCGCACCCGCGCTTGCGCAGGGAATCGTCGAGCTGCTCGACCATGCCGGCCTGCCCGCCACCGTGGACGTGTCGCGCGGGCTGGATCACGGCGCCTGGGTGCCCTTGCGTTACCTGAAGCCGGATGCCGATATTCCGGTGATACAGGTCTCCATGCCGCGCGGCATGGATGCTGAAGGTGCATTACGGCTGGGACGGATGCTGGCCCCACTGCGCGACCACAATGTGCTCATTGTGGGATCGGGAAGCCTGACGCACAACCTCTACGAATTTCGCCGCCACATCAAAGACCCCCAGTATGCTCAGGAATTCGCGGACTGGGTGGCATCGGCCCTGGCGCGGCACGACGACGATACGCTGATCGGCTACCGCGCACGCGCACCCCACGCATCGCGGGCTCACCCGACCGAAGAGCACTACCTGCCTCTGTTGGTGGCGCTGGGCACCAGCACATCGAACGAGTCCCGCACCCGCATCGTGGGCGGCATGACCGACGGCGTGTTGTCGATGGACAGCTTTGGCTTCGGCCTGAATCTTGAACAACAGCAGGAGGCTGCATGAACGATAGAACCTGGTCCGCGCTGCGCACCGATCGCACGCTCGCATTCCACACCAGTCACCCCGAGGGTCCAGCGCAGAGGCTGCTGATTCTACTGCATGGTGTCGGAGGCAACGAGACCAACCTCGCACCGCTTGCCGAGGCAATGCCTGCGGACACACTCATTGCCCTGGCCCGAGCGCCCTTGACCCTCGGAGCGGGTCAATATGCCTGGTTCCAGGTGTCCTTTGGACCGCAAGGCCCACGCCCGGATCTGATTGCAGCTGAGAACAGCCGCCAGCAGATCGCCCAGTTCATCGCCGAACTGCAAGACGAGTACACCGTGTCGCCGGCCAGCACCGTGGTGGCCGGTTTCAGCCAGGGCGGAATCATGAGCGCCAGCGTTGGGCTGACCCGCCCCGAACTGGTCGCGGGCTTCGGTATCCTTGCCGGGCGCATTCTCCCCGAGTTGGAGCCGCAACTGGCGGAGCGCGCCGCACTGGCCAGGATTCGGGCATTCATCGGGCATGGCCGAAGCGATACCAAGCTGCCGGTGGATTGGGCACATCGGGCCGACGCCTGGCTCTCGAACCTGGGCATCCCGCACGAAACGCATTTGTACCCAGGAGATCATGGCATCTCGCCGGCCATGTACAAAGACTTCGCGTCCTGGTTCATAGCGCTGACCAGCCAGGAAAAGTGAGAATCTCACGCGCACTCAGGGCTGCTGGGCGAATCCAGCCTCAGCCGCTTCATGCCCAGTTGACGGCCGGGCGTTGCACGGCCGTCAACTGATCAAGGCAAGCGCATCAGGATCGGCACACCGGCCTTGCGCAGACAACCCGCCGTCACACTGCCCAGCAAAGCCGCCTCAAGCGCGTCCTTGCGCCGCGTGACCATCGCCAGGATGACGTCGCCACGGCGAACCACATGATCGGTGATCGCCATCACCGGATCGCCGTGCAACACTTCCCAATCGATGCGCACACCGTGCCGTTTGGCCAGATCCGTTGCCATGGAGTGGACATAGCCGGATTCGAGCGCCGGCATTTCACTGCCGGCCGCCTCGCCGACCTCGGCGGCACTGACGGACTGAACCGCGCTGACGACCTCCAGATCGGCATCGATCCAACGGGCAAACTCGGCCGCGTCACTGGCCATCGCCTCGGGCAGCGAACCGCCATCCAGGGGCAGCACCACACTGCGCAGCTTTACTGGGGCGCGGCCCTGCGTCCTGGCCCCAGTCGGGTGATACACGAGCACCGGACCGCCGACACCGCGCACGACACGTTGCGCCACACTGCCCAACACGAGTTCCATCAGCCCGGAACGCCCGCGCGAAGTCATCGCCAACAGGGTCGAAGGCTGGCGGCCGGCCTCTCTGAGGATCGCCTGGGCCGCATCGCCGGTGTCCACCAGGGACAATCCGTGGGCTCCGTGGGTGGACGCGATCGAGTCGATGTAATCCCTGGCATCCTCCTCGTCGGAGGCCTTGTCGGCGACACGCAACAGCACCAGCTCCGTCCCGTGAACGGCCGCCAGGCCAGCCGCGTAAGGAATGATTTCCTCCGAGAACGGCGAACCATCGAGCGGCACGAGAATACGTTTGTACATAGTCATCACTCCAGAAGGGGTTCTCCAGGGCACTGCTCAGCCTTTCAAGGCGATCTCAGTATAGGGTCCGCCAAACGCAATCGCCATAGGGGACTGCGCACGGATGTTTGCGCAAAAGCAATCTAAGGCAAGAAATATTCGCGGTCCCGGCCGTGCGCAGCCTGGCTGGCCGGTCCGGATTGACGGCCCGTCGCGCGATTAGCATAATCGGCCGAGAGCCCCCTACGAGAGATGGACATGGACAACCGCCCCGCCGCGCTGATCGAAACACCCGGACCATGCAATGTGAACACCCTGTCCAGCGTCATGGCAGGGCCGCGATGACGCTGCCTCCAGACCTCGCCAAACGCCTGCGGGCCATCCAGGAATCCCCCAGCTACCGGTTGGCGCAGGAAGACGTCGAACTGCTCGGGGAAAAAGACCTGCGGCCGCTGCGGCTTCAACTCGAACTGCTCAAACCCGAACGCGTCCTGCTCGAGCAAGGCGTGGGTTCGACGATCGTGGTGTTCGGCAGCGCGCGCGTGACCGATGTCGAGACCGCCCATGCACGGCTTGCCGCACTGCAGAAAACAACCACGGCCTCGGCAGGCGCGGACACACGCCGCGAACTGGCGCTTGCCCGCCGCCGGGTCGAACAGGCTCGCTACTACGAGCAGGCACGCCGCTTCGCCCAACTGATCTCATGCCGCTTCCAGAAGGAGGAACGCTGCGATTTCGTGGTCGTGACCGGAGGTGGACCCGGGATCATGGAAGCCGCCAATCGCGGGGCCTTCGAGGTCGGTGCACGATCGATCGGGTTCAACGTCAACCTGCCTCACGAACAGGAACCCAATCCTTACATCAGCCCGGAACTGGCATTTCGCTGCCATTATTTCGCCTTGCGCAAGATGCACTTCCTGTTGCATGCGCGCGGCCTGGTCGCCTTTCCCGGCGGCTACGGCACATTGGACGAGCTGTTCGAGGTGCTGACCCTGATCCAGACCCGCAAGATGGAGCCGATCCCTGTGGTGCTGGTCGGACGGGATTTCTGGCGCCGGACCATCGACTTCGACTATCTGGTGGACGAGGGCTATATCGCGCCGACCGACGTTGACCTGTTCACCTGCGTCGACGAAGCCGAGGAAATCATGGCCGCGCTGGAACGCTTCCATGCGGGTCGGATACCTGCCGACGTACCATGACGCGTAGCGGGCAGAATTTTTCCGCTGGGAATCACAGCGGACACACCTGATCCTGACGCGGCACGATCGCATCCCAGCCGAGCTCGCGCCGGATCCGCACGCGCAGCGCCTCGGATGCGTCCGGTTCCCCGTGGACGATGAATACCCGGCGCGGCCGCCGCTGAAAGCCGGCCAGCCAGCGCATGAGGTCATTGCTGTCCGCATGCGCCGACAGCGTTGGCAACTCGGTGACCTCGGCGTTCACGGGAATCCATTGACCATGAATGCGCGTCTCGCGGGCACCACCGACGAGCAATTTGCGGCCGCGCGTGCCAGCCGCCTGGAAGCCGGAAAACAACAGCGTGTTGCGATGATCGGGCGCGAACGCCGCGATATGGTGCAGCACTCGCCCACCGGTCGCCATGCCGCTGGCGGAAATGATCACTTTGGGGTACGGATTGGCCGA
Protein-coding regions in this window:
- a CDS encoding class III extradiol ring-cleavage dioxygenase, which encodes MPRSPSLFISHGSPMFALEPGILGPRLRQLGATLQGIAAILVVSPHWQTSGLRVTGAERQTAIHDFGGFPAPLYALEYAPPGAPALAQGIVELLDHAGLPATVDVSRGLDHGAWVPLRYLKPDADIPVIQVSMPRGMDAEGALRLGRMLAPLRDHNVLIVGSGSLTHNLYEFRRHIKDPQYAQEFADWVASALARHDDDTLIGYRARAPHASRAHPTEEHYLPLLVALGTSTSNESRTRIVGGMTDGVLSMDSFGFGLNLEQQQEAA
- a CDS encoding phospholipase — protein: MNDRTWSALRTDRTLAFHTSHPEGPAQRLLILLHGVGGNETNLAPLAEAMPADTLIALARAPLTLGAGQYAWFQVSFGPQGPRPDLIAAENSRQQIAQFIAELQDEYTVSPASTVVAGFSQGGIMSASVGLTRPELVAGFGILAGRILPELEPQLAERAALARIRAFIGHGRSDTKLPVDWAHRADAWLSNLGIPHETHLYPGDHGISPAMYKDFASWFIALTSQEK
- a CDS encoding TIGR00730 family Rossman fold protein, whose protein sequence is MTLPPDLAKRLRAIQESPSYRLAQEDVELLGEKDLRPLRLQLELLKPERVLLEQGVGSTIVVFGSARVTDVETAHARLAALQKTTTASAGADTRRELALARRRVEQARYYEQARRFAQLISCRFQKEERCDFVVVTGGGPGIMEAANRGAFEVGARSIGFNVNLPHEQEPNPYISPELAFRCHYFALRKMHFLLHARGLVAFPGGYGTLDELFEVLTLIQTRKMEPIPVVLVGRDFWRRTIDFDYLVDEGYIAPTDVDLFTCVDEAEEIMAALERFHAGRIPADVP
- a CDS encoding cold-shock protein; translated protein: MKTEIGIVKWFNNDKGFGFIMPESGGKDLFAHYSEIQGSGHKSLEENQRVSFVTGAGQKGPCAMQIQVI
- a CDS encoding NAD(P)-binding domain-containing protein — encoded protein: MNITLIGAGNMGAGFVKQLTQAGHQVRVTARHLEKAQALADAHAGATATPADQVLGDSQVVIVATAFADAVPALKALGSLDGRIVIDITNPLTADFMGLTLGHETSAAEEIAKALPGVPVVKAFNTLLAQVLAEGPTFAGGQTAPVFYAGDDERAKQTVRALAESMGFEPVDAGGLKNARYLEPLAGLNIYFAYGAGHGTQIAPTWIRRA
- a CDS encoding universal stress protein, which codes for MYKRILVPLDGSPFSEEIIPYAAGLAAVHGTELVLLRVADKASDEEDARDYIDSIASTHGAHGLSLVDTGDAAQAILREAGRQPSTLLAMTSRGRSGLMELVLGSVAQRVVRGVGGPVLVYHPTGARTQGRAPVKLRSVVLPLDGGSLPEAMASDAAEFARWIDADLEVVSAVQSVSAAEVGEAAGSEMPALESGYVHSMATDLAKRHGVRIDWEVLHGDPVMAITDHVVRRGDVILAMVTRRKDALEAALLGSVTAGCLRKAGVPILMRLP